Within the Saccharopolyspora gloriosae genome, the region GTGCGCGCCGTGCACGACGATGATCAAGATGCGGGGCGAGGGGAGCTTTCCGGCGAGCAGCGGTCGGTGCTTGAGGCATTTTTCGGCATCGGCGCGGTGGATGGGGTTGCACCTTCCGTAGCGGCATGTGGTCCGGTGGACTTACGCGCCGATGTTCTTGAGGAAAGGTCCCCGCTCATGCATTCGTCTTTCATGCCACCCCGTCAGGTCAAGATCGGTGACGCGGCGGCCTTCGTCGGCACCACGCCGCGGGCGATTCGCCATTACCACGAGATCGGCCTGCTGCCCGAGCCTGAGCGGGGCGGCGATGACCGCCGCCGCTACGGGTACGAGGACATGATCCGCTTGCTGTGGATTCGCAAGATGGCCGACGCCGGGATCGCCCTGGACGACATCCGTGACGCCTTCACCACCGGCACGGCTGCCGCCGGTGCGGACAGCGAAGAAGGTATCGGGGGCACTCTGGAGCGGTTGGAGGAAACCCTCGCCGAGCAAGAGGCGGAATTGCGGCGGCAACGGACCGCCGTGCAGCGGATGCGCACCGAAGGCAGCCGGATGGGCCTGCTCTCCGACTTCGTCACCGGACGCCTCAAGAACCTGCCCGAGGGCTCCCTGCGTCAGGCGGACCTGGACAGCCTGCTGGTCACCGAGCGGGTCTTCGGCCCGCTCGGCGCGGCCACCCAGGCCACCCGCTTCGTCGCCCTGGCCGCGCACCCCGCTCTGCGGGAGGATTCCGATCGCATCGATGACGCCGAGGAGGCCCTCGATGACAGCGTCGCCGTCGATGATCCACGGGTGGCTCAAGTGGCCGTTGAGCGGCACGCCTTCGAAAGCGCCCTGCAGGCCGTCATCGAGGAGTCCGGCCTGGATGAGGACGACGATGCCCTCTTCGACGCTTGGGACGCCGTGCACCCTGCGACCGCCGACGACGGCGAGGACGACCTCGGCTCTGGCAGGCGGGCGGCCGACTCCATGAGCGTGTTCGAAGCCACCGGCAAGATGCCCTACGACTTCTCGCCGGCCCGCCTGCGCTGTGTGGAACTGGCGCAAGAGCTATCCGCCCAAGACTCACCCGCTACCTGAAACACGGCCTGGGCGAAGCGCTCAGTGCCCATTGTGGATGGTCCGGTGCGACGGCGGGTCCGCGTTCAGCTGTCCAGCACCAGGACCACGTGCAGGGTGCGAGGACCGTGCACGCCCTCGACCCGGTCCAGTTCGATGTCCGAAGTCGCCGACGGTCCGCTGATCAGCGTGGTCGGCCGGGTCGGTTCGAGCCGCGCCACGGCCTCGGGGACGCCCGCGACCACCGAGGACAGCGCCACCACGCACACGTGCAGGTCCGGAACCAGCGTCAGCGCGCGCCGTCCCCGGTCGGAGAACCCGTCGAGGAAGATCGTCCCCGTCTCGGCGCAGGCCACCGCCGACCCGGTGACCACGCCGTCCAGCTCGTCCAGCCGGGCGGCGGGAATGTCGGCGGAGTCGACCAGGACCTCGCCGCCGAACTCGGCGACCCACCCGCGGTCGAGCGCCGCCGGGATCCCGATGCGGGTCGCGTCTCCCAGCGCTGCGGCGATGGTGGTCGCGGCATCGGCGGCGACGCACTGGTGCACCGTGGCCCGGTAGTCCTCCAGGCGGTCCACCAGCAATTCCCGTTTCTGCTCGGCGGGCAGTTCGCGATCGCGGCGGTACTCACGAGGCACCCGCACCGCTGGGGGAGGGGCGATCGCGAGCGCGTCGTGCACCCGGCTCAGCACGGTGTCGCGGGCGTTCATCGCCTGCCCCCTTCGCGGTGCGCGTCGTCGATGGCGGCCCGGCCTTCGGAGGAATCCCACCACTGCCGGAAGGTCTGCTTCGGCGGAACCGGCAGATCCCGCGCGGAGGTCCAGGCGTTGCCCGGCGGCGGCAGCGTCCGGATCCGCCCGCCACGGCCGAGCAATCGGCCCAGCTGCGCCGCGCGCTGCGCCGCCGTCCACCGCCCGGACGTGGACATCGCGGCGGACGCGGCTTTCATCATCAGCTGTTCCGCGCTGAAATGGGCCTCTTCGACGTGTTGGTGGCGCAGTTCCACCAGCAGCGACGGAATGTCGATCTTCACCGGGCAGGCGTCGAAGCACGCCCCGCACAGGCTCGACGCGTACGGCAGCGAGGAGTTCGGATCGCTCCCGCCGGTGTCCATCCCGGCGAGCTGCGGCGTCAGCACCGCGCCGATCGGCCCCGGATAGGTCGACCCGTAGGCGTGCCCGCCGGTCCGCTCGTACACGGGGCACACGTTCAGGCAGGCCGAACACCGGATGCAGTGCAGCGCCTCGCGCCCCACCTCGTCGGCGAGCGTCGCGGTGCGGCCGTTGTCCAGCAGCACCAGGTGGAATTCGCTCGGCCCGTCGTGCGGTGCCACTCCGGTCCACATCGAGGTGTACGGGTTCATCCGCTCGCCGGTGGAGGAACGCGGCAGCAGCTGCAGGAACACCTCCAGGTCCGCGTAGGTGGGGATCAGCTTCTCCAGCCCCATCACGGTGATCAGCGTCTGCGGCATGGTCAGGCACATCCGGCCGTTGCCCTCGGACTCCACCACCGACAACGTGCCCGTTTCGGCGACGCCGAAGTTCGCCCCGGAGATCGCGACCCGAGCCCGCACGAACCGCTCCCGCAGGAACCGCCGCGCCGCGTCGGCCAGGTGCGTCGGATCGTCGTCCAGGTCGGGATCGACGCCGGGCATGGAGCGCAGGAAGATCTCGCGGATCTCGGAGCGGTTGCGGTGGATCGCGGGCACCAGGATGTGCGACGGGCGGTCCTCGCCGAGCTGCACGATCAGCTCGGCCAGGTCGGTCTCGATCGCGGTGATCCCCTCGGTGGCGAGGTGCTCGTTGAGCCCGATCTCCTGGGTGGCCATCGACTTGACCTTGAGGGCCTCGTCGGCACCGGTGTCTTTGACCAGGCGGGTGACGATCGCGTTCGCCTCGGCGGCGTCGCGCGCCCAGTGCACCTGCCCGCCGCGCGCGATCACGGCCTGCTCGAACTGTTCGAGCAGCTCCGGCAACCGGCTCAGCACGTCGCGCTTGATCGCCGCGCCCGCCGAGCGCAGCTGTTCCCAGTCGGGCAGCTCGCCGGTCACCTGCACCCGCTTGTCCCGGATCGTGCGGGTGGCCTTGCCGACGTTGCGGCGCATCTGGGTGTTGGCGAGTTCGGTGCGGGCCGCGGCCGGGAACGACTCGGCGCCGCGCAGGTTCCCGGAACCGCGCGGGGGAGCGGCGGGCATGCCGAGGAAGGTGCCGCTCATGCGAGTGCTCCCTGCTTCGGGCTGATGGCGTGTTCGGTCGAGGCGAGGATTTCGGCGAGGTGCAAGGTCCCGATGCCGGTCTGCAGCCGGGACAGCCCCCCGCCGATGTGCATCAGGCACGAGGAGTCCCCGGCGGTGCAGAACTCGGCTTCGGTGCCCGCGACGTTGCGCAGCTTGTCCGAGAGCATCGCGGTCGAGGTGTCGGCGTTCTTGAGCGCGAAGGTGCCGCCGAATCCGCAGCACTGGTCGGCCTCGGGCAGTTCCACCAGGTCGATCTCGCGCACCGCGCGCAGCAGCTGCAGCGGCTTGTCCCCGACCCGCAGCATCCGCAGTGAGTGGCAGGTGGGGTGATAGGTCACCCGGTGGGGGAACGTCGCGCCGACGTCGACCACGCCGAGCACGTCGACGAGGAACTCGGCGAGTTCGTAGGTCTTCGCGCGGGACCGCTCCACCTGGTCGCGCAGCGCGGGAGTGCCGAAGCGCTCGGCGACGATGTGGTGCTGGTGGCGGATCGAACCGGCGCAGGAGCCCGAGGGCACGATCACGGCGTCGATCGACTCGTCGGCGAAGCAGGCCGCGTGGTTGTCCACCAGCGGCAGCGCTTCGCGCTGGTAGCCGGTGTTCACGTGCATCTGCCCGCAGCAGGTCTGCTCCGGCGGGAACACGACCTCCTGGCCGAGCCTGCTCAGCAGCAGTGCGGTGGCCTTGACCGCGTCGGGGAACAGCGTGTCCCCGAGGCAGGTGGCGAACAGGGCTACCCGCATGCGTCGAACTCCCTTCGGAGGTGTGGTCTGACCACACCGTAACCGGAGTTGGGTGTTCCGGGAACGGGAGGTGGCCGTCGCACGAGCGTTGCGCGGGTGCGCGGTGCCCGCAACGCGTGCGCCGATAGGCTCGGGCCGTGGCGAACGCGGGGCCGCGGGCATGGGAACGGGTGCTCGCACAGATCGAGGACGACCTGCTCAATGGCCGGATCGCGCCCGGCCAGCGGCTTCCCGGCGAGCGAGCGCTGGCCGAGGAGCTCCAGGTGGGGCGTTCGTCGGTGCGCGAGGCGATGCGCGTGCTCGAGGCGCTCGGGCTGCTGCGCGCGCAGACCGGATCCGGCCCGGACGCGGGCGCGGTGATCCTGGCGCGGCCCACCGGCGGCATGAGCGCGCTGCTGCGGCTGCAGGTCGCCGGGCAGGGCTTCCAGGTGCGCGATGTGGTGCGGACCAGGCTCGTGCTGGAGACGGCCTCGGTGACCGAGCTGGCCGCCGCCACCGAGCCCGTCGATCTCGTGGCGGCGGCGGAACTGCTCGACGCGATGGACGACCCCGACCTGGCCGCGTCCGAGTTCCTGGCGCTCGACGCCCAGTTCCACCTGTCCCTGGCGCAGGCCACCGGCAACGAGGTGATCGCCGCGATGATGTCCGGCCTGCGGGACTCCATCGAGAACTACACCCGCGAGACCCTGCCGCTGCTGCGGTCGTGGGAGGACACCTCGGCGCGGCTGCGCGTCGAACACCGCGCGGTGCTCGACGCGATCCGATCCGGCGATGGCGCGGCGGCCGGCGGGCGGATGACGGCGCACATCAAGGGCTATTACGCCGACGGCGGCCTGTCCCTGTAGCCGGGAGGTCCCCCGACCGTGGGTTTCCGGGTCGGCCTCGGCGATCTCAGTGATGTCCCCGAGGTTCGGCACCGGTCTGACCCCCCAGAGTGATGATCGGCCCGTCGGCCGGCGGGTCACGTCGCAAGCCGGGGAGAAGTCGTATGGGCAAGTCCGCCCGCGTCACCGGTGCGGTCATGGGGGCCGCGCTGCTGACGCTCACCGTTGCGCCAACGGCGGCGGCCGAAGCGCCGCGATCCGATCCGCCCGTGCTCGCCCTGCCCGCGCCGACGGGGCCGGCGCCGGTGGGCTCCGGCACGGTGCACCTGCGCGACGAGTCTCGGCAGGACCCGTGGGTGCCCGCGGTCGAACGCGAACTCATGGTCACCCTCTGGTATCCGGCGACGGAGCCGGCGGGTGAGCCCACCCGCTACGTGACTCCGGAGGAATCGAGGCTGTACCTGGAGTTGCAGGCCGAACACGGCGGACGCCCCATCGAGCCCGCCGAGATCCTGAGCACGGTCCGCACCCACGCGAAAGTGGGGGCTCCGGCACTGCGCACTCCGGACGGGCATCCGCTCGTCGTGCTGTCCCCGGGGTTCTCGTGGCCGCGGGCGACGCTGAGCGGGTTGGGGGAGGAGCTCGCCAGCCGTGGCTACGTCGTGGCGTTGATCGGGCACAACCACGAATCCGCGGGAACGGCGTTCCCCGACGGCCGGGTGACCGAATGCGTGGCGTGCGAGGTGCAGGACATGCCGAGAGTGGTCCGCACCCGCAGCGATGACGTGCGGTTCGTGCTCGACGAGCTGGTCGGCGACCCTCGGTTCGGCGAGCTCATCGATGAGCGGCGGATCGGCATGGTCGGCCACTCCGTCGGTGGCGCGAGCGCGAGCGCGGCGATGGTGGCGGACTCGCGGATCGACGCGGGAGTGAACCTCGACGGCACCTTCTTCGAGCCGCTGAGCAGCGAGATTCGCCGCCCATTCCTGATGTTCGGCGCCGGTGTCCACGGTCCCGGCGGCGTGGACGGTTCGTGGGACGCCACGTGGGAGCACCTGAGCGGGTGGAAGCGGTGGATCACGCTGAACGGTTCGGGCCACGGGTCGGCGACGGACCTGAGCATGCTGGTCGACCAGTACGGCATCCGGTATCCCGGTGAGCCGTTGCCGGGGGCGCGCGGCGCCGAGCTCGGCAACCGCTATGTCACGGCGTTCCTCGACCAGCACCTGCGCGGGCAGGCCCGGCCGATCCTGGACGGCCCGACCGAGGAGAACCCGGAAGCGCTGTTCTGGCACCACGAGTGAGCTGAAGCGCGCAGTGGCCCCGGCCGGGATCGGCCGGGGCCTCGATCGTCGTCGGGGACCGCACCGATCCGGCGATGACGGGAGAGCCGTCGTGGACGCGCGGAGCCCTCATTTCGTTGCACGGCAGGGAGAATCCGTCCGAGTGCGGCGTCGTCGTGGTCCCGGATTCGTTGTGCGGAGTCGGCGAAATTCCCCCGAGTGCCAGAAATGTCATTCGAATGGAAACACTCTGAAGAACTAGTTAATCACTCTTACGGGTAACGACTAAGGGGAGGGGTGGCTAGCGTTTTTTCTGCTCCATAACATCGATTCGGAAACGCCGGTGGGGGAGTTGCTCAGCGGGTGTCATATTCCTGAACTGACGCCGACTGTCTTGAGGGTGTAGAGAATCGATGGCCACGGTTGACGAAAATTTCGCGAACGACGGAAAAATTGCAATCATCGGAATTGGTTGCCGATTACCGGGCGGGGTATCGGGGCCGGGAGATTTCTGGCGCAACCTCGCCGAAGGCAAGGACTGCATCACGCCGACCCCGCCGGATCGCTACGACATCGGTACCCTGAGCAGCAGAGAGTACGCCAAGGCGGGCAGGCTGGTCGGCGGACGCGGTGGCTACATCGACGGATTCGACGAGTTCGATCCGGCGTTCTTCGGCATCAGCCCGCGCGAGGCGGCGCACATGGACCCGCAGCAGCGGAAACTGTTGGAGGTCGTGTGGGAGGCACTGGAAGACGGCGGTCAACGGCCCGCTGAACTGGCCGGTCAGAATGTCGGTGTCTTCGTCGGCGCGTTCACGCTCGACTACAAGATCCTGCAATTCGGTGACCTGGATTTCGAAACCCTGGCCGTGCACACCGCGACCGGGACGATGATGACGATGGTGTCGAATCGGATTTCGCACAGCTTCGATTTCCGGGGGCCGAGCGTCTCGATTGACACCGCGTGCAGTTCCTCCCTGGTTTCCACGCATCTGGCGTGCCAGAGCCTGTTGCGCGGCGAGAGCAGCCTCGCGCTGGTCGGCGGGACATCGCTGAACCTGGCCCCGCAATACACGATCAGCGAGACCAAGGGCGGCTTCTTGTCGCCCGAGGGCCGCTCGCGCACCTTCGACGCCGCCGCCGACGGCTACGTCCGCGCCGAAGGCGTGGCCGCGGTGGCGCTCAAGCGGCTGACCGACGCCGAGCGGGACGGGGACCCGATCTACGCGGTGATCACCGGAACCGGCGTGAACCAGGACGGCCGGACCAACGGCATCACGGTGCCGGACCAGAACCGCCAAGTCGAACTCATCGAACAGGTCTGCGCCGCCGCGGGGATCACGCCGGGCGACCTGCAGTACGTGGAGGCGCACGGCACGTCCACCCCCGTCGGCGACCCGATCGAGGCCAACGCGCTCGGTCGCGCCCTGTCGGTGGGGCACCGGGAAGGCGCCGAGCGCTACGTGGGCTCGGTCAAGACGAACATCGGGCACACCGAGGCGGCCGCGGGAGTCGTGAGCCTGATCAAGGTCGCGCTTTCGCTGCGCCACCGGCGGATCCCGCCGCACATCAACCTGCGGACCGCGAACCCGGCGATCGACCTGGCGACCCTGCCGTACCGCATCCCCCGGGAACTGACCGTGTGGCCCGAACACGAAGGGCCGGCGCGAGCCGGGGTGAACTCGTTCGGCTTCGGCGGGACCAACGCGCACGTGGTGGTCGAGCAGGCGCCGGTCGGTGCGGCGATCGAGGAGACCGCGGCGGCGCACGGCGTGCTGCCGATCAGCGCACGCGACGAGGACGCGCTGCGGCGGCGGGTCGAAGGGATCCGCGCCGCACTCGAGGACCCCGAACTCGACCGCACCGCACTCCGCGACCTCGGCTACACCCTCGCGCGCCGCCGCCAGCACCAGGCGGCGCGGCTGGCGGTCGTGCACGACTCGGCGGCTTCGCTGCGCGAACGCCTCGACACCTACCTGCGCGGCGAAGCGGACGCCCGGGTGGTGGTGGACCACCCCCGCGACACCGGCGGCGTGGTGTGGGTGTTCACCGGCATGGGGCCGCAGTGGTGGGCGATGGGACGGGAGCTGATGGACGCCGAACCCGTCTACCGCGAGGCGATCGAGCGGTGCGACGCCGAGATCCGCGCCTTGGCAGGCTGGTCGCTGCTCGATGAACTCCGCGCCGGGGAGGCGGAGTCGCGGATGGGCGAGACCTGGCTGGCACAACCGGCGAACTTCGCCGTGCAGGTCGGGTTGTCCGCCCTGTGGCGCCACCACGGCGTGCGCCCGGACGCGATCGTCGGGCACAGCACCGGTGAGATCGCCGCGTTCTACGAGGCCGGGGTGTACACGCTGCGCGACGCGGTCACGGTCGCGATCCACCGGAGCCGCCTGCAGCAGAAGCTCGTCGGCACCGGAACGATGCTCGCGGCGGGCCTGCCCGAGGACGAGGCGCTGCGCCGGATCCTGCCGCACGGCGACCGGGTCTCGGTGGCCGCCGTCAACGGCCCGGCCACGGTCACGCTGGCAGGCGACGAGGACGTGCTGCTGGGGCTCGCCGCCGAGCTGGAGGCGGAGCGGATCTTCGCCCGGATGCTCGACGTCCGGGTGCCGTACCACAGCGCGCGGATGGACCCGATCAAGGACGAGCTGCTGTCCTCGCTGTCCGGGATCCGGCCGCGAGAGGCGCAGGTACCGCTCCACCTGACCGGCATGGAGGCGGTCGCGCACGGACCCGAGCTGGACGCGGACTACTGGTGGCACAACGTCCGCGACAGCGTCCGCTTCCGCCCCGCGATCGATCGGCTCGTGGACGACGGGCACCGCGTGTTCCTGGAGATCGGACCGCACCCGGTGCTGTCGCACCCGGTCCGGGAATGCTCGGCGGACAAGCAGATCGACGTGACGACGCTGCCGTCGATCCGGCGCAGGGAGGCCGAGGTCGAGCGCTTCCTGACCTCGCTGGCGGCGCTGCACGCCCGGGGCGTGGACATCGCCTGGGACCGGCTGCACCCGGCCGGGCGGGTGGTGGCGCTACCGCCCTACCCGTGGAAGCGGGACCGCTACTGGACCGAGCCCGACTCGGTCGCGCAGGTCCGGCTCGGCAGGCTCGACCACCGGCTGCTCGGCCGCCGGCTGTCCACCGCGGAGCCCGCGTGGGAGTCGAAGCTCGACATCGAGGCGCTGCCGTACCTGGCCGACCACCGCATCCAGGGCAACGTGGTGTTCCCCGCGGCGGATACGTCGAAATGGTGGTGCAGGCGGTCCGCGCGATGACCGGCGGCAGTCGCGTCGGGCTGGCGGACCTCGAACTCCGGAAGGCCTTGTTCCTCGCGGAAGGAGAGACCAGCAAGGTCCAGCTGGCCTTCTCGGGCGAGCACGCGACGTTCACCGTCGCGACGATGACGGGCGACGAGCGCCGGGCCGTGCACGCGACCGGTGTCGTCATCGCAGGCGACGCACGGCACGGCCCCGCCCCGGATCTCGACGCGCTGCGCGGCGGTCACCGGCGGCACCTGGATCGGACGGCCTGCTACGCGGCGCTGGCGAGCGCCGGCTACGAGTACGGGCCTGCGTTCCAGGCGATCGAGGAGGTGTGGATCGGGCAGGACGAGGCACTCGCCCGGATCAGCCCGCCCGAACAAGTCGGAGACGCCGCCGACCACCACGTGCACCCCGTGTTGCTGGACGCCTGCTTCCAGACCTTGCTGACCCCGGAAGTGCTGCGCGCCGACGGTCCCGGTACCGGGATCCGGCTGCCGCTGTCCATTGCGGAGCTGCGGCTCGACGAGGTCGGCGACCGGCCGATCTGGGTGCACGCCACGGTCGTCGAGCGCGACGGCGCGAACCTGGTCGGCGACCTCGCGCTGTACGCGGACGACGGGTCGCCGCTGGGCAGGGTCAGCGGATTCCGCGCCGGTGACGTCGAGCAGGCGTCGACGACGCTCGCCCGCGCCACGATCGACAACTGGCTGGCCGAGCTCGCCTGGCGGCCGGTGCGGATCGACGATCCCGGCAGCGGGCACGGCCGCTGGCTGGTGTTCGCCGACCGGCGGGGAGTCGCCGCCGAGCTCGCGGAACGGATCGCCGACGACGGCGGTACCTGCCACCTCGTGCGTCCGGGGCCGGAATACCGGACCGGATCGGCGGAAACGACGGTCGATCCGGCCGAACCGGGCCATTTCCGGCGCCTGTTCGAGGATGTTGACGATGCACCGTTCGATCACGTCGTGCACCTGTGGAACCTGGAGGTGCCCGCGCTCGACGGGATCGGCCGGGACGAGTCCGAGGCGCATGCCGACCTCGGCGGCTACTCGCTGATCGCGCTCGCGCAGGCCTTGCAGGAGCGGCGATCCGCGGCCGAGCTGCACGTGGTCACCCGGGGCGCGCAAGCGGTCGCCGACGAGGACGTGGTGGAGCCGCTGGGCGCACCGGCCTGGGGGATCGGCCGGGTGCTGCGGCAGCAGGAGCCGGTGGGCGAGCACGGCAAGCTGATCGACCTCGACCCCGGCTCCACCGACGCCGCGGCGGACGCGGCCGACGTGCTGCGGGTGATCTCCGCGCCCGCCGAGGACGAGATCGCGGTGCGCGGCACCGAGTTCCGTTGCGCCCGCCTGCGTCCGGCGGAGGCGCTGTCGGGGTCGCTGCCGCTGCGGCTGCGCGTGGACGGCGACTACCTGGTGACGGGCGCGTTCGGCGCACTCGGCCGGTTGCTGTGCCGCACGCTGGTCAAACGCGGCGCGCGGCGCCTCATCCTGGTCAGCCGATCCGGCCTGCCGGAGCGCGCTCGGTGGCGCGAGGTCGATCCGGCCGGCCGGGACGGGCGCAACATCCGCTTCGTCCGCGAGCTGGAGGCGCTCGGCGCGCACCCGGTCATCGCCCGGCTCGACATCACCGACGAGGCCTCCCTGGTGGCGTGGCTCGCCGAGCACCGGCTCGCCGAGTCCCAGCCGATCCGCGGCGTGTTCCACCTGGCCGGACACCTCCAGGACAAGCTCGTGTCCGATATGGACCGATCGGCCTATCGCGCGGTGCACGACCCCAAGGTCGTCGGAGCGCGGATGCTGCACCGGCATCTGCGGGACGAGCCGCTGGAGCACTTCGTGCTGTTCGCCTCGATCGCCTCGTTGCTGACCACCGCGGGACAGACGAACTACGCGGCGGGCAACGCGTTCCTCGACGCGCTGGCCCACCACCGGCGCGCTCGCGGGCTGCCCGCGTTGAGCATCGACTGGGGGCCTTGGGCGACCGGCATGATCGAGGAGCAGGGGCTCGTCGAGCACTACCGCAACAGCCGAGGCATGAGCTCGCTGTCCCCGGACGGCGGGATGGCGGTGCTGGAGCGGATCATCGGCCAGCGCCACGCCCAGTTGGTCGTCGCGACCGTCGTCGACTGGCCGACGTTCCTGTCCTGGTATCCGGTCGCGCCACCACTGGTCGCGGAGCTGGCGGCCGCCGCCGACGACGGAAACCCGGCCGAGGACGGCGGATTCCTCGACGTGTTCCGCGCCGCCGAGCCCGAGCGGCGCCGGAGCCTGCTGACCGAACGTTTCACCGCGCTGGTCGCGAACGTGCTCCGGGTGTCACCGGACGCGGTGGCCGAGGACGGTGGGCTCAACGCGCTGGGCCTCGACTCGATGCTCGCGATGGAGCTGCGCGCCCGGATCAGCACCGAGCTCGGCGTCGCGCTGCCCGTGGTGGCGCTGCTCGGGAACACCCCGGTGCACGAGCTGATCGAGCAGGTGCACACCGAACTGGCGGATGCCGCCGGCGGCTCGGGCGTCGACGAGGCGGTCATGGAGGTGTTCCGCGACGAGCACAGCCATCCGCTCACGCAGAACCAGAAGGCGTTGTGGTTCCTCAAACAACTGCACCCCGACGGCTTCGCCTACAACATCGGCGGCGCCGTGGAGGTGCGCGCCGAGCTGGACCCGGAGCTGCTGTCCGAGGCGTTCGCGACCTTGGTGGCGCGACACCCGAGCCTGCGGGCGAACTTCGTGCTCGACGGCGGCGCACCCGTGCAGCGGATCGCACCGGAGGCCGAACCGGACTTCGCCGTGTTCGACGTCCGCGGCCAGGACTGGGACGAGATCCACGCCAAGATCGTCGAGGAGTACCGCAAGCCCTACGACCTGGAACGCGACCCGCTGATCCGGTTCCGGCTGTTCCAGCGGGAACCCGACCGGTGGGTGCTGGTCAAGGCCGTGCACCACATCATCTCCGACGCCATTTCCACCTTCACCTTCATCGAAGAGCTGCTGGCCTGCTACGAGGGATCGCGCCGCGGCGAGCCCGCCGAACTGCCACCGGTGCCCGCGACCTACCTGGACTTCCTCAACCGGCAGAACCGATTCCTGGCCGGGCCGGAGGCCGAACGCATGCTCGGCTACTGGCGTTCCCACCTGCCGGAGCAGGTGCCGGTGCTGAACCTGCCCACCGACCGGCAACGGCCCCTGGTGCAGACGCACAACGGTGCCTCCGAGTTCTTCGTCCTGGACACCGCGCTGAGCGCCCGGGTGCACGAGCTCGCCCGCGCGCACAACGTGACTCCGTTCGTGGTGCTGCTCAGCGCGTACTACCTGCTGCTGCACCGGTATTCCGGGCAGGAGGATGTGATCGTCGGCAGCCCCGTCACGGGCCGCACCGCGCAGGAGTTCGGTTCGGTGTACGGATACTTCGTCAATCCGCTGCCGTTGCACGTGAATCTCGGTGACGACCCGTCGATCGCGGGGCTGCTGGACCGGGTGCGGGCCACCGTGCTGGGCGGGCTGGACAACCAGGAATATCCGTTCGTGCTGCTCGTGGAGCAGCTGGGCCTGCAGCACGATCCGAGCCGGTCGGCGGTGTTCCAGGTGATGTTCATCCTGCTGCACCACAAGGTCTCCGCCGAGCAGTACGGCTACCGGCTCGACTACGTCGAACTCCCCGAGGAGGAAGGCCAGTTCGACATCACGCTGTCGGTGTACGAGGACGAGGCCGACCAGCGCTTCCACTGCGTGTTCAAGTACAACACCGACCTGTTCCGGCCCGAGACCATGCGGCGGCTCGCCGGGCACTACACGAACCTGCTCGAGTCGCTCGCCGTCGAACCTCCCGCGCGGCGGGTCGGCGAGCTGCCGATGCTGGACGGACCGGAACGCGAGCGGATCCTCGACGAGTGGAGCGGCGCGGGCGGTGAGAGCACCCCGCACGTCCCGGTGCACGAGCTGATCACCGCCGCCGCGCGCCGCGATCCCGGAGCGCTCGCGGTGTCCGTGCCCGCCGAGGACGGCTCGGTGCGGCGGCTCACCTACGGCGAGCTCGACGCGGGTTCCCGAGCGCTGGCGCGCGGGCTCCGGGAACGCGGGGTCGGCGAGGGTGCGGTGGTCGCGGTGTGCCTGGACAAGTCACCGGAGCTGATCACGGCCGTGCTGGCCGTGCTGCGCTCCGGGGGCGCCTACCTGCCGCTGGACCGGGAGCACCCGGCCGACCGGCTCACCTACATGGCGCGGCACGCGGGCGCGGTCCTCGTGCTCACCGACGAGGCGGGCCGGGCTCGGCTCGCCGGCCTGGACGGTGTGGTGACGGCCGCCGAGCTCGACTCCGCCGACGGCGCGGACGTCGACGCAGGCCCGGTCGATCCGGAAGCTCCCGCTTACGTCTGCTACACGTCCGGATCGACCGGGCTGCCCAAGGCCGTTGAGGTCAGCCACCGCAACCTCGCCTCGGCTTACGCGGCGTGGCACCGGGAATACGGCCTCGGGGAGGACGT harbors:
- a CDS encoding FadR/GntR family transcriptional regulator; this translates as MANAGPRAWERVLAQIEDDLLNGRIAPGQRLPGERALAEELQVGRSSVREAMRVLEALGLLRAQTGSGPDAGAVILARPTGGMSALLRLQVAGQGFQVRDVVRTRLVLETASVTELAAATEPVDLVAAAELLDAMDDPDLAASEFLALDAQFHLSLAQATGNEVIAAMMSGLRDSIENYTRETLPLLRSWEDTSARLRVEHRAVLDAIRSGDGAAAGGRMTAHIKGYYADGGLSL
- a CDS encoding LUD domain-containing protein, whose translation is MNARDTVLSRVHDALAIAPPPAVRVPREYRRDRELPAEQKRELLVDRLEDYRATVHQCVAADAATTIAAALGDATRIGIPAALDRGWVAEFGGEVLVDSADIPAARLDELDGVVTGSAVACAETGTIFLDGFSDRGRRALTLVPDLHVCVVALSSVVAGVPEAVARLEPTRPTTLISGPSATSDIELDRVEGVHGPRTLHVVLVLDS
- a CDS encoding LutB/LldF family L-lactate oxidation iron-sulfur protein; its protein translation is MSGTFLGMPAAPPRGSGNLRGAESFPAAARTELANTQMRRNVGKATRTIRDKRVQVTGELPDWEQLRSAGAAIKRDVLSRLPELLEQFEQAVIARGGQVHWARDAAEANAIVTRLVKDTGADEALKVKSMATQEIGLNEHLATEGITAIETDLAELIVQLGEDRPSHILVPAIHRNRSEIREIFLRSMPGVDPDLDDDPTHLADAARRFLRERFVRARVAISGANFGVAETGTLSVVESEGNGRMCLTMPQTLITVMGLEKLIPTYADLEVFLQLLPRSSTGERMNPYTSMWTGVAPHDGPSEFHLVLLDNGRTATLADEVGREALHCIRCSACLNVCPVYERTGGHAYGSTYPGPIGAVLTPQLAGMDTGGSDPNSSLPYASSLCGACFDACPVKIDIPSLLVELRHQHVEEAHFSAEQLMMKAASAAMSTSGRWTAAQRAAQLGRLLGRGGRIRTLPPPGNAWTSARDLPVPPKQTFRQWWDSSEGRAAIDDAHREGGRR
- a CDS encoding MerR family transcriptional regulator; this translates as MTGSPGAFSVRVPVRAVHDDDQDAGRGELSGEQRSVLEAFFGIGAVDGVAPSVAACGPVDLRADVLEERSPLMHSSFMPPRQVKIGDAAAFVGTTPRAIRHYHEIGLLPEPERGGDDRRRYGYEDMIRLLWIRKMADAGIALDDIRDAFTTGTAAAGADSEEGIGGTLERLEETLAEQEAELRRQRTAVQRMRTEGSRMGLLSDFVTGRLKNLPEGSLRQADLDSLLVTERVFGPLGAATQATRFVALAAHPALREDSDRIDDAEEALDDSVAVDDPRVAQVAVERHAFESALQAVIEESGLDEDDDALFDAWDAVHPATADDGEDDLGSGRRAADSMSVFEATGKMPYDFSPARLRCVELAQELSAQDSPAT
- a CDS encoding (Fe-S)-binding protein, whose translation is MRVALFATCLGDTLFPDAVKATALLLSRLGQEVVFPPEQTCCGQMHVNTGYQREALPLVDNHAACFADESIDAVIVPSGSCAGSIRHQHHIVAERFGTPALRDQVERSRAKTYELAEFLVDVLGVVDVGATFPHRVTYHPTCHSLRMLRVGDKPLQLLRAVREIDLVELPEADQCCGFGGTFALKNADTSTAMLSDKLRNVAGTEAEFCTAGDSSCLMHIGGGLSRLQTGIGTLHLAEILASTEHAISPKQGALA